A genomic window from Sulfurospirillum multivorans DSM 12446 includes:
- a CDS encoding efflux RND transporter periplasmic adaptor subunit, with product MKKILITTLFMFQALIAGEVYATFDVVSEKSSELGLSISGVVGALHVNVGDRVKKGDLLLALNNAQEKNEYESARKNAEHSVKTYERYAKIADVIDKEKMENYLYDRDIQLLNAQNKEIIFKKTELRAPYDLVVSKKNTELGNIVLGSQTKLLSVESTHDVKLVLKFDEKYWTQIKVGQKFTYKVDGSDKKHEGVISKIYPTIIASTREMQAEVKAVDLMPGLFGNGTISVE from the coding sequence ATGAAAAAAATTTTAATCACTACTCTGTTTATGTTTCAAGCCCTCATTGCAGGGGAAGTTTATGCAACGTTTGATGTTGTCAGCGAGAAAAGTTCCGAGCTTGGTCTTTCCATTTCAGGCGTTGTAGGTGCTTTACATGTAAACGTTGGCGACCGTGTCAAAAAAGGTGATTTGCTCCTTGCTTTAAATAATGCACAAGAGAAAAATGAGTATGAAAGTGCTCGTAAAAATGCAGAACATTCGGTTAAAACATACGAACGCTACGCCAAGATAGCAGATGTCATCGACAAAGAGAAGATGGAAAATTACCTCTATGATAGAGACATTCAGCTCTTGAACGCCCAAAACAAAGAGATTATCTTCAAAAAAACAGAACTTCGCGCTCCGTATGATTTGGTGGTGAGTAAGAAAAACACGGAACTTGGCAACATCGTCCTAGGTTCACAAACCAAACTTTTGAGCGTTGAAAGTACCCACGATGTCAAGCTTGTGCTTAAATTCGATGAAAAGTACTGGACCCAAATCAAAGTAGGGCAAAAATTTACCTATAAAGTTGATGGTAGCGATAAAAAACATGAAGGGGTCATCAGTAAAATCTACCCAACCATTATAGCCAGTACGCGTGAAATGCA